In the Magnetospira sp. QH-2 genome, one interval contains:
- a CDS encoding glycosyltransferase family 2 protein, with the protein MSVSHAGLSIVIPIYNEEETLDELYRRLSVMAEGLDLDVEIVFVDDGSWDRSAEIIQDFNSKDPRVHLVQLSRNFGHQIAVTAGLDFARGAAVVILDGDLQDPPELVPEMVAKWQEGYEVVYAMRERRDHESWLMTTTRKAFYRFINRISDLDIPLDAGDFRLISSRALKAMRSLREYSRYVRGISTWVGFKQCAVTYHRPSRHAGESKYSLFRLGKLALAGITAFSRWPLHLLFIVGLSVASLSFLSGIVALILKLVQPDIVEGWTSMIIFISFISGVNLLAIGIMADYIGRIFDEVKGRPIYVVGNLTGFDETIPTMDRMIYCPPQPLASPPEKQP; encoded by the coding sequence TTGTCCGTATCTCATGCTGGTCTCTCCATTGTCATTCCGATCTACAATGAAGAGGAAACGCTAGACGAGCTCTACCGCAGGCTCTCCGTGATGGCGGAAGGGTTGGATTTAGACGTGGAGATCGTGTTTGTGGATGATGGAAGTTGGGACCGGAGCGCCGAAATCATTCAAGATTTCAATAGTAAGGACCCACGGGTTCATCTTGTTCAGCTATCGAGAAACTTCGGCCATCAAATCGCTGTCACCGCCGGTCTCGACTTTGCCCGCGGCGCCGCCGTGGTGATTTTGGACGGCGATCTTCAAGATCCCCCCGAATTGGTGCCGGAGATGGTGGCAAAATGGCAAGAGGGCTACGAGGTGGTCTATGCCATGAGGGAGCGACGCGATCATGAATCTTGGCTCATGACCACGACACGCAAGGCATTTTATCGATTTATCAATCGCATCAGTGACTTGGATATACCCTTGGATGCCGGCGACTTTCGCCTTATCAGCAGCCGGGCCTTGAAGGCGATGCGTTCGCTGCGCGAGTATAGCCGCTATGTGCGCGGGATCTCGACCTGGGTCGGGTTCAAACAATGCGCCGTGACCTATCACCGGCCGTCCCGTCACGCCGGTGAAAGCAAGTACTCGCTGTTTCGGCTGGGCAAACTGGCGCTTGCCGGTATTACCGCTTTTTCAAGGTGGCCCTTGCACCTGCTATTCATTGTCGGCTTGAGTGTCGCCAGCTTGTCTTTCCTAAGCGGTATTGTCGCGCTGATTTTGAAGCTGGTTCAGCCGGACATCGTGGAAGGCTGGACGTCGATGATCATTTTCATATCATTCATCAGCGGCGTCAATCTGTTGGCCATCGGGATCATGGCCGACTACATCGGGCGTATTTTCGACGAAGTGAAGGGACGCCCCATATATGTGGTCGGTAATCTGACCGGGTTTGACGAGACCATCCCGACCATGGACCGGATGATCTATTGCCCTCCTCAGCCCCTTGCCTCTCCCCCGGAAAAACAGCCATAA
- a CDS encoding FAD-binding oxidoreductase encodes MRIHGKTLEGWALRDSSDCAVLAPDTKETVESIKDHFADRTVISRGGGASYGDPALNDRDQGLVVDLCHLNRILSFDQAKGLVQAEAGVQVVDLQAAVVPNGWFIPTTPGASQATLAGCLAFDVHGKNHEVQGTFGNNVTAVSVLTASGEIVSCSKDHQAELFWATVGGMGLTGVILDLTIQLLPVPSAYMATTLSRTANFDQTFAAQFETSSENYSVTWLDPIATGPALGRGIVMKADHARPDQLSRKQSQEAFLWPQKPVYRFPWTPDYGLFRPLFLRGFNSLYYWTHGNASMVQHAFPYLFPLHKYKDINRLYGRNGFYEYQVAVPEAQAYDLILKFLTAIQSFKAGSFLTIIKRFGKGNPAPMSFPIEGVTFSIQVLANNPGVREMLDDFDALTAKAGGRVYLAKDSRLVPELIDEMYPRRRQWAETLDQFDPRHIFESNMSRRLNLRNTD; translated from the coding sequence ATGAGAATTCACGGCAAAACCCTGGAAGGGTGGGCGCTCAGAGACAGTTCCGACTGTGCGGTATTGGCTCCCGATACAAAGGAAACCGTCGAAAGCATCAAGGATCATTTCGCTGATCGCACCGTCATCTCGCGAGGGGGCGGGGCCAGCTATGGAGATCCCGCGCTGAACGATCGGGATCAGGGCCTTGTGGTCGACCTCTGCCATCTAAATCGCATCCTGTCGTTTGATCAGGCAAAAGGACTTGTCCAGGCCGAGGCAGGCGTACAGGTCGTCGACCTGCAGGCGGCGGTCGTGCCCAATGGATGGTTTATACCGACCACGCCGGGGGCGAGTCAGGCGACCTTGGCCGGCTGCCTGGCCTTTGATGTGCATGGCAAAAATCACGAAGTCCAGGGAACATTTGGCAACAATGTCACGGCGGTGTCCGTCCTGACGGCGTCAGGCGAGATCGTTTCCTGTTCCAAGGACCACCAAGCAGAGTTGTTCTGGGCGACCGTCGGAGGAATGGGATTAACCGGAGTGATCCTCGATCTGACCATTCAATTGCTTCCCGTACCTTCGGCCTATATGGCCACGACCCTTTCCAGAACGGCCAATTTCGATCAAACCTTTGCCGCTCAGTTCGAAACATCATCCGAAAACTATAGTGTGACCTGGCTTGATCCGATTGCAACCGGCCCGGCCCTGGGGCGGGGCATTGTCATGAAGGCCGATCACGCGCGGCCTGATCAGTTGTCCCGAAAGCAGAGCCAAGAAGCCTTCCTCTGGCCCCAAAAACCGGTGTACCGCTTTCCCTGGACTCCCGACTACGGATTATTTCGACCGTTGTTTCTGCGAGGTTTCAACAGCCTGTATTATTGGACCCATGGAAACGCAAGCATGGTGCAGCATGCCTTTCCGTATCTCTTTCCACTCCATAAATACAAAGATATCAATAGATTATATGGAAGGAATGGGTTCTACGAGTACCAAGTCGCAGTTCCCGAAGCGCAGGCCTATGACCTGATACTGAAATTCTTGACGGCTATTCAGTCTTTTAAGGCGGGCTCTTTCCTGACCATCATCAAGCGATTTGGCAAAGGCAACCCCGCACCCATGTCCTTTCCCATCGAGGGGGTGACCTTCAGTATACAGGTTTTGGCCAACAACCCGGGCGTCCGGGAAATGCTTGATGATTTTGATGCGCTCACCGCCAAGGCTGGCGGCCGCGTCTATCTGGCAAAGGATTCCCGGTTGGTCCCCGAGCTGATCGACGAGATGTATCCCCGGCGGCGCCAGTGGGCCGAGACGTTGGATCAGTTCGATCCTCGGCATATCTTCGAGAGCAATATGAGCCGACGTTTGAACCTGCGAAACACAGATTGA